From the genome of Bacteroidota bacterium, one region includes:
- a CDS encoding DUF2141 domain-containing protein, with the protein MYQNVLTVTTKTVSLSTKTTEGIRAKPAPLIIIIKNLASPTAPLIVGVYNSKYKFLYKEGRLKEYTFVPTGNTLTAYITDIKYGELAVAIYQDMNSNGKFDKNFIGMPTEGYCFSNNFKPKVKAPDYDDCKFDYDATTNAITMNFIK; encoded by the coding sequence ATGTACCAAAATGTACTTACCGTCACAACAAAAACAGTTTCACTGTCGACAAAAACTACTGAAGGAATAAGAGCAAAGCCGGCACCACTTATCATAATTATAAAGAACCTCGCTTCGCCCACCGCTCCGCTAATTGTTGGAGTATATAATTCGAAATATAAATTTTTGTATAAAGAAGGAAGGCTGAAAGAATACACGTTTGTTCCGACAGGAAACACGTTAACCGCCTATATTACAGATATAAAATATGGAGAGCTTGCTGTGGCAATTTATCAGGACATGAACAGCAATGGAAAATTTGATAAAAATTTTATTGGCATGCCAACGGAAGGATATTGCTTTTCAAACAACTTTAAACCTAAAGTAAAGGCTCCGGATTATGATGATTGCAAGTTTGATTATGATGCAACAACCAATGCAATAACGATGAATTTCATTAAATAG
- a CDS encoding isoaspartyl peptidase/L-asparaginase, whose product MKKITLVSAIILTLGVNLFSQTKPMENFALVIHGGAGTILKDSMTSELEQQYKTKLNEALKAGYDILSKGGTSMDAVIASIKVMEDSPLFNAGKGSVFANDGTNSMDASIMDGKTGKAGAMAGVHTVRNPIEGARAVMEKSPHVILSGDGADKFAKEQGLKTEDSKYFYDEKRWKQFQQIKKQDEIKLDHDSKDTSGYVHPKDAEFTNPDKKFGTVGCVALDKYGNLAAGTSTGGMTNKKFGRVGDSPIIGAGTYANNKTCAVSCTGHGEYFIRNVVAYDVSALMEYKGMTLEQATSEVVMKKLKDQDGEGGLIAIDEKGNIAMPFNTPGMYRAYMLKNGKSEVKIFKE is encoded by the coding sequence ATGAAAAAGATTACTCTCGTTTCGGCTATCATTTTAACCTTAGGAGTAAATCTCTTCTCACAAACCAAACCTATGGAAAACTTCGCACTCGTTATTCACGGAGGAGCCGGCACCATCCTCAAAGACAGCATGACCTCTGAACTTGAACAACAATACAAAACAAAACTCAATGAGGCACTCAAAGCTGGCTATGATATTCTTAGTAAAGGCGGAACTTCGATGGACGCGGTGATTGCTTCCATAAAAGTGATGGAAGATTCTCCGCTCTTTAACGCTGGAAAAGGTTCTGTGTTCGCGAATGACGGTACTAATTCAATGGACGCAAGCATTATGGACGGAAAAACCGGAAAAGCAGGAGCAATGGCTGGAGTTCACACGGTAAGAAATCCGATTGAAGGAGCGAGGGCGGTGATGGAAAAATCTCCACACGTGATTCTTTCTGGAGATGGAGCGGATAAATTCGCGAAAGAACAAGGTTTGAAAACAGAAGACTCAAAATATTTCTACGATGAAAAAAGATGGAAGCAATTTCAGCAGATAAAAAAGCAAGACGAAATAAAACTGGACCATGATTCAAAAGATACTTCTGGATATGTTCATCCGAAAGACGCTGAGTTTACTAATCCGGATAAAAAATTCGGAACTGTGGGTTGCGTTGCTCTCGATAAATACGGAAATCTTGCTGCGGGAACTTCCACTGGCGGAATGACTAATAAAAAATTCGGACGCGTTGGCGATTCTCCTATCATAGGCGCGGGCACGTACGCCAACAACAAAACCTGCGCGGTGAGTTGCACAGGTCATGGAGAATATTTTATCCGCAACGTGGTGGCGTATGATGTTTCCGCGCTGATGGAATACAAAGGCATGACGCTCGAACAGGCGACCAGCGAAGTAGTGATGAAAAAATTAAAAGACCAGGACGGTGAAGGCGGGCTCATCGCCATTGACGAGAAAGGAAACATTGCCATGCCCTTCAACACACCGGGAATGTATCGCGCCTATATGCTCAAAAACGGAAAAAGCGAAGTGAAAATTTTCAAAGAGTAG
- a CDS encoding class I SAM-dependent methyltransferase, translated as MKLISFLLKYLKYWFFAKTAHGIHSPFVFELYNEVINKKGNYYSFDKIELLRRKLLISNKEIEVTDLGTGKSGKRTVSEIAERSAKDKKYCELLFRLAYHFKPNTILELGTSLGISTAYLASANPNSKVITIEGCPNTANEARKNFQSLSLENIESITGNFEDVLYQLPIANCQLVFFDGNHKKKPTLKYFSQCLESTHNDSIFIFDDIHWSDEMEEALEEIKSHPKVTVTVDLFFLGLVFFRKGQVKENFIIRY; from the coding sequence GTGAAGCTGATAAGTTTTTTACTGAAATATCTCAAGTATTGGTTTTTCGCCAAAACCGCTCACGGGATTCATTCTCCGTTTGTGTTTGAGTTGTATAATGAAGTGATAAATAAAAAGGGCAATTATTATTCGTTTGATAAGATTGAACTCCTGAGAAGAAAACTTTTGATTTCAAATAAAGAAATTGAGGTTACAGATTTAGGAACGGGAAAATCAGGCAAGAGAACAGTGAGTGAAATCGCAGAGCGTTCAGCCAAAGACAAAAAATACTGCGAGTTGCTTTTTCGGCTTGCGTATCATTTCAAACCCAACACCATTCTTGAACTTGGAACTTCTTTGGGAATCAGCACTGCCTATCTCGCTTCCGCAAATCCAAACTCCAAAGTGATTACGATTGAAGGTTGTCCGAATACCGCAAACGAAGCAAGAAAGAATTTCCAATCATTGAGCTTGGAGAATATTGAAAGTATAACTGGAAACTTTGAGGATGTTCTTTACCAATTGCCGATTGCCAATTGCCAACTTGTCTTCTTCGATGGCAATCATAAGAAAAAGCCAACACTGAAATATTTTTCTCAATGCCTTGAATCTACTCACAACGATTCCATTTTCATTTTTGACGACATCCATTGGTCTGATGAAATGGAAGAAGCATTGGAAGAGATAAAATCTCACCCGAAAGTTACAGTCACTGTTGATTTGTTCTTCCTTGGGTTGGTTTTCTTCCGCAAGGGACAGGTGAAAGAGAATTTTATAATTAGATACTAA
- a CDS encoding ABC transporter ATP-binding protein, translating to MIQLKDIGRSYKVGTEVIHALRSVTLDIYKNEYVALMGPSGSGKSTLMNVLGCLDTPTKGEYILNGHSVARMSDNQLAEVRNKEIGFVFQTFNLMPRLSALENVTVPLVYAGINKKDRLQLAMSSLEHVGLGDRVKHKPNELSGGQKQRVAVARALVNKPSIILADEPTGNLDSKTSEEIMGLFEEIHKQGNTIILVTHEEDIAQHAHRIVRLKDGLVESDRKNENVITVSKTTIGVI from the coding sequence ATCATCCAACTCAAAGATATCGGCCGTTCTTATAAAGTAGGAACGGAAGTCATTCATGCACTTCGCTCAGTTACGCTGGATATTTATAAGAATGAATATGTGGCGCTGATGGGTCCTTCGGGTTCGGGAAAATCAACACTAATGAATGTGCTGGGATGTCTGGATACTCCCACGAAGGGTGAATATATTCTCAACGGACATTCAGTGGCGCGCATGTCGGACAATCAACTTGCGGAAGTGAGAAATAAAGAAATCGGTTTCGTATTTCAAACATTTAATTTAATGCCCCGTCTTTCTGCTTTGGAAAATGTAACAGTGCCGTTGGTTTATGCCGGAATAAATAAAAAAGACCGCCTTCAACTGGCGATGTCTTCTTTGGAGCATGTTGGTCTTGGAGATAGAGTTAAGCACAAGCCGAATGAATTATCTGGCGGACAGAAACAGCGTGTAGCGGTTGCGCGCGCGCTGGTAAACAAGCCGTCCATCATTCTTGCCGATGAGCCAACGGGAAACCTTGATTCAAAAACTTCGGAAGAAATTATGGGATTGTTCGAAGAAATTCATAAACAGGGAAACACTATCATTTTGGTTACGCACGAAGAAGATATTGCTCAGCACGCTCATAGGATTGTTCGGCTGAAAGACGGACTTGTAGAATCAGACAGGAAAAACGAAAATGTAATTACTGTTTCGAAAACAACAATCGGTGTAATCTGA
- a CDS encoding cob(I)yrinic acid a,c-diamide adenosyltransferase yields MKIYTKKGDKGETSLLGGTRVKKSHIRIESYGTVDELNSWLGLIRDQNISTDTKKFLIHVQDKLFTIGSHLASDPNKKGIKIPEIKEEDVIALEKEMDKMNEVLPEMKSFVLPGGHTIVSYSHIARCVCRRAERCAVNLASAEQMEDIIIKYLNRLSDYLFVLSRKLSHDLKGEEIPWNPDLKG; encoded by the coding sequence ATGAAAATCTACACTAAGAAAGGCGACAAAGGCGAAACTTCTCTACTTGGAGGAACGAGAGTTAAGAAATCTCATATCCGCATTGAATCGTATGGAACAGTGGATGAACTTAACTCTTGGCTTGGATTAATCCGCGACCAAAACATTTCTACCGATACAAAAAAATTCCTCATTCATGTTCAGGATAAATTATTCACGATTGGTTCTCATCTTGCTTCTGACCCGAATAAGAAAGGAATAAAAATTCCGGAGATTAAAGAAGAAGATGTTATTGCGCTTGAAAAAGAAATGGACAAGATGAATGAAGTTCTTCCCGAGATGAAATCATTCGTTCTTCCAGGCGGGCATACCATAGTTTCGTATTCTCACATAGCACGCTGTGTATGCCGAAGAGCGGAAAGATGTGCTGTGAATCTTGCCAGCGCAGAACAAATGGAAGATATCATCATCAAATATCTCAACCGTCTTTCCGATTATCTTTTTGTTCTCTCCCGCAAACTTTCGCACGACCTGAAGGGAGAAGAAATCCCATGGAATCCTGATTTAAAGGGGTAA
- a CDS encoding DUF2795 domain-containing protein, whose translation MYWTLELASYLEDAPWPATKDELVDFGLRTGAPMEVIENLQEIEDDEEVFENIDDIWPDYPTKEDFFFNEDEY comes from the coding sequence ATGTACTGGACACTTGAATTAGCCTCGTACCTCGAAGACGCTCCCTGGCCAGCCACCAAAGATGAGTTGGTTGATTTCGGGCTACGCACAGGAGCGCCCATGGAAGTGATTGAAAACCTTCAGGAGATTGAAGATGACGAAGAAGTTTTTGAAAACATTGATGACATCTGGCCTGATTATCCTACCAAAGAGGATTTCTTTTTTAATGAGGATGAATATTAA
- a CDS encoding outer membrane lipoprotein carrier protein LolA, translating into MISIKTLATGILICSTTFLFAQQPKEAVDAKAKAILDEVAKQTKTYTSIKTEFTSVMEKQESNVKSAVTETQSGSLELKGAKYKLSFKGQTIFCDSKTQWTYIKESNEVQINNAPDPNATDNINPVNIFTLYEKGYKYKYEKEDIVNGAKVDIISLFPLDPDKKSYHTIRLTIDKVKKQITVVKILNKNGTSNTISVKNFTPNSEMTDMMFTFNKADYKGVEVVDLRDN; encoded by the coding sequence ATGATTTCAATTAAAACTCTTGCAACAGGAATATTGATTTGCAGTACAACTTTTCTTTTTGCCCAACAGCCCAAAGAAGCAGTTGACGCAAAAGCAAAAGCAATCCTTGATGAAGTTGCCAAGCAGACAAAAACCTACACTTCCATTAAAACGGAATTTACTTCTGTGATGGAAAAGCAGGAAAGCAATGTAAAGTCTGCCGTCACAGAAACTCAATCGGGATCTCTGGAATTGAAAGGAGCCAAATATAAACTGAGTTTCAAGGGGCAAACTATTTTCTGCGACAGTAAAACCCAGTGGACATACATAAAGGAATCAAACGAAGTGCAAATCAACAACGCCCCCGATCCGAACGCCACCGACAATATTAATCCGGTAAATATTTTCACGCTTTACGAAAAGGGCTACAAGTATAAATATGAAAAAGAAGATATAGTGAACGGAGCGAAAGTGGACATCATCAGTTTGTTTCCATTAGACCCAGATAAAAAATCCTACCATACCATTCGCCTCACAATTGACAAAGTGAAAAAGCAAATCACAGTTGTGAAAATTCTGAATAAGAATGGAACATCCAATACTATTTCCGTAAAAAACTTTACTCCCAATTCAGAAATGACGGATATGATGTTCACTTTTAATAAGGCAGATTATAAAGGAGTAGAAGTTGTGGATTTGAGGGATAACTAA